GCGCCGCGTAGTCGCCGATGAGGCGGGTCATCCGTGCGCCCGGCACCCCTAACTGCTCGCAGGCGACGCGCACCGCGTCGAGCCCGAGGGTCTCGACGAGGAGGTTCGTGGCCTCGTTGGACGAGACGATGAGCATCCGCTCCAGGCACCAGCCCAGGCTGACCGGCGTGCCCGGCACGGGGAAACCCGGGTCGACCTCGTCCCAGTCGAAGACGAAGTCGGGGGCGCCGGGAATCCTGCTCGAGAAGACGCTGCGACTTGGCACGGTCTGCGCGAGACTCAGCGCACCCGCGTCGACCGCGAGCAGCAGCGCCGCTGCCACAGCGAGCTTGATGGTGCTCGCCGCGTAGAACTCTCGGCCCGGCTCGTGCCCGGCCAACGGCACGCCGTCCGCCCCGAGCAGCGCGAAAGCCGCGATGGGTGCGTTCACTGTGCCGGGGTAACGCGCAGGGTCGGGTCGCTGAGGAGCGCGGCGGTGATCGCTTGAATGGCAGCCTGGTACTGCGGGCCGAGATAGGCGCGCGTGCAGATGCACAGGCAGAGCATGCGGCCGTCGATGTTGAGGAAGGCCAGGTCGTGCCCGATCCCCTCCACGCTGCCCCCCTTGCCGCCGGTGTCGAGCTGCCAGCCGTTCGCGGCGGCGAGCGCCGCGGCAGACACGCCGATCACCGGATCCACGCGCTCGCGCAGCAGCTGCATGGCGTAGGCGGTCCGCTCGGCATCGAGGAGCTCGCCTCGGACGAGCGCGGCCATAAATCGCGCCAGGTCGAGTGCCGTGGTGCGATTCGTGAGTCCGGCGCGCAGGCCCGCCTCGTCCGAGTAGGGACGCTGCATGGCGGTGTGGTGTACCCCCGCTTCGGCGAAGGCGGTGGCGATGGGGTCCGGCCCGAGCGCCTCGAAGCACATATTGGTGGCGCAGTTCGCGCTCACCACAATCATCCGCTCGAGCACCCGCGCCAGGGTGACGGTGTGGCCAGGGGAGCCAAGCGTCGGCTCGGTCTCCTCGACCTCCATCACGTAGCGCCCGGCGCCCGGCGCCATGCTGGTGAACTCGTGCGTCACCTGCCACTCGTCGTCGAGGTGCCACGTGCCGCGCTGCACCTCGCGCAGGGCGGCGACGAGCACGCCGATCTTGACGGTCGACGCGGAGTAATACGAACGCTCGGCGTCGTACGCGCGCAGCACGGCGCCGTCCGCGTCCACCAGGGCATAAGAGATCATGGGCACGCCGTCTGAGTAGTCGCTGACCACCCCGCCCGCGGCGTCACCGAGACCGAAATCGGGTTGGTTCACAAGATCCTCCTCTTACGTATCGCAACATTGCGTCGCCCGAGCTGCATGAGCCCCCGCAAACTCATTGAAACGGGAACAAATGTGTGCTTGAGCCTACACCTCGACCGCAAGATACGTAGCCTATAGTGGGCGAGAGATCAGTGTTGTTCGACCGGAGGAGTCCCTCGCAATGCCCGATTCCGACGCCGCACCGCACGGCCTCCACGCGCTCGCCGCCGCACGCGAAGCCCCCGCAACCCTGCTCGCGGTCGAGCGACCGGGGGTCGGTGCGCTGCTCGCCGCCCGGGGCGACGCTGGTGATGGGAGCGCGCCCGATCTCGATACGAGTTTCCGCATCGCGTCGTGCACCAAGTCCTTCACGGCGGCGCGCGTGCTGCAGCTGCGCGACGCCGGGTTGCTCGACCTCGATGACCCGATCGACCGCCACCTCCCAGTGGCCCCGCTCCTCATCGGCGATGGCCATCCGGTGATCACCGTGCGCGCGGCGATGTCTATGTCGGCCGGGCTGCCAACCGACGATGCGTGGGCCGACCGGCAGGAGTCGATGGCTCCGGGTCTCCTTGACGCGCTCGGCGCCGACGGCGTGCGCCTGGTGCGGACGCCGGGCAGCGGCTACGAGTACGCCAACCTCGGCTTCGCCTGGCTGGGGCGGGTGTGCGAACACCTTGACGGGCGACCGTTCGCCGAGCAGGTCCGTGATGAGCTGGTCCTGCCGCTTGGCCTGGGGGAGGTGACGTTCTCGGAGCCGCGCACGGGCCGCGTCGCGACGGGGTACGCGCGGGTCGGGGGTGAGTGGAGCGCTCAACCGGTGAGCGGACCCGGCGCCTTCTCTGCCATCGGCGGGATCTTCGCCTCTGGTGCCGCGCTGCTGCGTTGGTCACGCTGGCTGCTCGAGGCCTGTGGTCACGCCGTCGGCCGTGATGACCGTGTGCTCTCGGCCGCGAGCCGCCGCGAGATGCAACGGCCGCAGACGCTCATTTCGTCCGCGGGGACGGGCGCCAGCGCGGCCTACGGTTTCGGGTTGGTAATTGAGGCTGATGAGCGACTCGGCACCGTTGTCTCGCACTCGGGCGGGTACCCGGGCTTCAGTGCGCACATGCGTTGGCACCCCGTCAGCGGCATCGCGGCGGTGGGGTTCGAGAACGCCCGCTATAGCGGGGTCTCAATGATCGTGACGCAGGCGCTCGCGGAAGCCGTCGGGGCTGCGCAGACTGCGGCCGAGCCGTGGCCCGAAACCCAGTCGGCGGTGCGCGCCGTCACCGCGCTGCTCGCCTCTGGGGGCGGCGACGACTGGCTGCGCTTCCTCGAGCGTGAGTGCGATCCGGTGGTCGCCCTCGACGACTCGGCCGACGATCGGCGGCTGCGCGCCGCGGCGCTGGTCGGAGATGGCGCTCGGTCGGCGCCCCCGACGTTCCCCACCGCGGCGAGCGCCGAGTGGCAGGTAGAGGGGGCCGCGGGCTCCGCGCGCGTCGTGCTTGAGCTGTCGCCGCTCGAGCCGCCGCGCATCCAGCGACTCGAGATATCGGCCGCGTCGGTTACACCTTGAGCAGGAAGTCGCTCAGGATCAGCTGCCCGCCGTTGACCGACGCGACTGGGATGCGCTCGTCGATGCCGTGCACGCCGGCGCTCGTGCGGCCTTCGGGGTCCGCGGTCTGCGGCGTGAATCCGAAGCACTCGATGCCGAGCGTCGCGAATGCCTTGGCGTCGGTTCCGCCGCCCATGCAGAACGGGACCACGGCCGACTCTGGGTCATAGCGCAGCAGCGCGTCGCGCATCGCGGCGAACCAGGGGGAGGCTGAGGAAAACTGCGTGGGTCGGCTCGGATCGGTAAAGCTCCACGCAACGTCCGGACCGATTAGTTCGGCGAGTGTCGCCTGGGTGGACTCGAAGGTGCCGGGGAGGCAGCGAACGTCGACCTCGGCCTCGGCCACCCCGGGGATGACGTTGACCTTGTAGCCCGCGCTGAGCATCGTCGTCGTCGCCGAGCAGCGGATGGTGACCCGCGCCACCTCGCCCGCAGCGCCCATGCGGGCTATGGCCGCCTCGACCCCCGCCTCGGTGTCGAGTTCTGCGACGTATCCCAGCGCGGCGTTCGTGCCCGCGATGTACTCGCGCACGGGCTCGACGAGGTGGAGCGGCCACCGGTGCGTGTTGATCCGGTGGGCCGCCCCCAGCAGCTTCGTGACGGCACTGTCGGGCGTGGGTCGCGACCCGTGGCCCGCCGGCCCCTCGGCGCGCAGCTTCATATGGAGCGTCCCCCGCTCGGCCACGGCGATCGGGAACACCGTGACCTCGGGGCCCGCGGCGGAGGGCAGGCACATGGCGTTCCCTCCGGACTCGCCGATCGCCGCGGTGACCCCGGCGAAGAGCTCGGGGTGGGCGTCCACAATCCAGTGTGATCCCCAGGCCCCACGGTCTTCCTCGTCCGCGATGAAGAGGAAGAGAATGTCGCGTTGCGGGGCGATCCCGTCCCGCGCCCACTCGAGCAGCGTCACGATCATCATCGCGACGGTGCCCTTCATGTCGCTCGCGCCCCGCCCGTAGACGTAGCCGTCGCGAATCTGGCCCGCAAACGGCGGGCTTGCCCACTGCGCCGGCTCGGCAGGAACGACGTCGAGATGACCGTGCACCAGCAGGGCGGGCAGGGCAGGATCCCGGCCGTGCACCCGCACCGCCACCGACGCGCGATGCGGCTCGGGGGCGTACAGCTGGGGCGCGTAGCCTGCGGCGCGCAGGATCCGCGCGATCTCTTCGGCGAGGGGCGTCTCGCCGCGGCTGTCGCCATCGCCAAAGTTCGATGTGTCGAACGTGATGAGGTGCGCGCACAGCTCGGCCGGGGTCATCGATGGGTTCACGCCTAGCCATCCTCTCTGAGGGCTCGGGATGGGAATCTGTGCTAGCGGGCAGAAAGTTACGTCACATAACACCAGCGTGTCGGGGTTGCCTGCGCTCGCGTCTTTCCCAATCTTATTGCTGCTTCTCGAAGAATGGGGTACTTGCGGCGGGCTTCTTATGATTCGTAAGATGAGGGAACTGGTGGGCCACCTGCGCGCAAATGCGCGAGGCACCATCAGGAAATCCGTCTCAAAGGAGCGACATGACCGAGAACGCCCGCATCGCCGCCGCGCTTCGCCCGCTGCAACCGGGTGACCGCTGTGCGCTGATCAGCCCGTCGGGAGCCTCTGAGGAGGAGGCGATCGCCAAGGGAGAGGATCTCCTGCGCTCCTGGGGTCTCGTGCCCGTGCGGGCCCCGCACGTGGCCGACCGTCACGCCAGGGCAGACTACCTGGCGGGTGCGGATGAGGACCGGGCGGCAGACCTCACCTGGGCGTGGACCGACCCTGAGATCAGCGGAGTGTTCTGTGTGCGCGGTGGCTACGGCGCGATCCGGGTGCTCGATCACCTCGACCCCGAAGCGCTCGCGGCGGCAACCCCGAAACCGCTCTTCGGTTCCTCCGATATCACCGCGCTTCACGAGTATTGGCAACAACACGTTGGCGTCCCGACCTGGTTCACCCCCATGATCGCCACGGGCGACTTGCTCAATAGCCCCGAGAACGTCGACGCGCTGCGCCGCGCCGTGCTCGGTGATGGGCCGCTCGAGGTCGCGAGCGACCCCGAGACCGCGACCCTCGTGCCGGGCGTCGCGCATGGCGAGCTGACCGGCGGAAACGTGAGCCTGCTCGCGATGAGCACGGGGTCGCATCCCGGCACGCGCACTCGTGCCGAGGGCCGGATCGTGCTGCTCGAGGAGATCCACGAGTCGGCCTATCGCCTGGATGCGCTCATGCAGATCCTGTTGCGCTCGGGCTACTTCGATGGTGCCGCAGCGGTCGGCCTCGGCACCTGGGTCGACTGCGGCCCGATCGAGGACATCCGCGCGCTGATGGAGGAGCTTCTCTCACCGCTCGGGATCCCGGTTGTCTGGGGGCTGCGCTTCGGCCACGGGGCGCGGGTGTCGTCCTTCCCAATCGGGTGCGGTCTCACCGCGACCCTCACGGCCGACGACCAGCCGCGGCTGGTCTTCGATCGCGTGGACGCCCGCTCCGCGTGATCAGGCTGGCCCGTTAGTCCGCGAGGACGATCGCGGCGTCCAACTCGAGCAGCGCGTCGCCGCGCAGGTGCAGCTGTGTGACGAAGTCGTCTACCGCCTGCTTCGCCTCGGAGTCGGGCGGCAGGTCGTCGCCCATCGCGAAGACCGCGAAGACCAGGTCCGTCCCGCCGACGGTGCGGACGATGCCGGCGAGTGAGTGCACACTTTCGATGTAGCCAGTCTTGCCGCGCACGGCGCCGGCGACGACCGCGTTGTCCCCGGTGAAGCGGGTCTTCGACAGGGTGCCTTCCGGCCCCGAGCGCGTGAGCCGGTCGTCTAGCATGCCCAGCACGCCCTCGCGCAGGCGAGCGCGCCGCAGCAGATCGGCGACGGTGGCCGCAGGCACCCTGATCCCGGCACTCAGTCCGGAACCGTCGAGCAGCTCCACGCCGTCGAGCGGGACACCGAACCGCGCGAGCTCGGCCTTGAGGGCCCGCTCCAGGCCGGCAAAGCTTGCGTCCTCGCCGGCAGCTAGCGCCGCGAGCCGAGCGAGCGCCTCCGCGAGCGCATTGTCCGAGCTGCGCAGCGTCTCGGTGACGAGCGCCTCGACGGGTGGCGACGACACCGAGGCGAGACACTCGGCTCCCGCCTCGGCGCGACCGCGCACGATTTCGGGGTCTCCGCCGAGCAGCGCCGCAAACTCGGCACCGGCGCGGCCGGCGGGGTCCGTGCTGCGGGGACTGTCATCAGCGACCGGATCCGCGCGGTCGCCGTCCGTTTGTAGTGCGGAGATGCGGGGGATGTATCCGCCGGGGTCGCGATCTTCCTCGAGCCACTGGTCCTCGCGCCACTCGCTCTCCGCGAAGAGGGAGTCGTCGAGCACGATACGGCTCGGCGGGGTACCGCCTAGCGCCGCAAGCGTCCGCGCGGCCAACTGGTCGAGCCGCGCGGGGGCGGGGTAGAAGGTCGCCCCGTCGCCGGGGACGCGGCTCAGCGTGACATCGCCCCCGCCGACGAGCACGATCTCGCCGGAACGGCTCCCGCGAAGCACGCGGGTCTCGATCCGGTGCGCGGGTCCGAGGGTGCTGAGCGCCGCGGCGCAGGTGATCGTCTTCATGACGCTCGCGGTCTCGCCGGGACGCCAGGCCGCGCGCTCGAGGAGCGAGCGGCCGCTATCGGCGTCGAGCACCTGGATGCGGCCGGCGCCCAGGCGCGGATCCTGTGCCTGCGCGCTGAGCGCGCTCAGCGCGTCCTGCGTCAGCTGGGGGGTGTTCATGCGCCGCTCCGTTCCGAGGCCTCTGGGGCGCCCATCGTGGGTACGGCAGCAAGGAGCTGCCGGGTGTAGTCGTGCTGGGGCGACAGGAGGACGTCCTCCGCATTCCCCGCCTCCACGATCTTGCCGCGGTGCATAACGAGCACCCGGTCCGCGATGTTCCAGGCCACGCCGAGGTCGTGGGTGATCACGAAGCAGCCGAGGCCCAAGTCCCGCTTCAGGCGCAGCAGAAGCGCCAGGATCTCGCCGCGGACGGAGGCGTCGAGGGAGGCCACCGGTTCGTCCGCGATGAGGAAGTCCGGCTCGAGCGCGAGGGCGCCCGCGATCACGACGCGCTGGCGTTGGCCGCCCGAGAGCTCCTTCGGGAGCTTGGTGAAGAAGCGCTCTGGCGGGTACAGCTCGGCTGCGAGCAGGGCTTGTCGCACGCGCTCGCGCTCGTCGCCGCCGAAGCCCTGGATGCGGATTCCCTCCGCGATGATCTCGTAGACCGTGTGCTTCGGGTTCAGCGCGGACATGGGATCCTGCAGCACAAACTGCACGCTGCCGCGATAATCTCGGAGATCGCGCGCCCGGCGGCTCAGCGGCTGACCGCGGTAGCGCACCTCGCCACTGCTCGGCGGTTGCAGCCCGAGCACAGTGCGCACCAGGGTGGTTTTGCCGGATCCCGACTGCCCCACGAGCACCGTGATCTCGCCCTCGCGGCAGCTCAGGTCGACCCCGTCCACTGCGGTGACGTTCCCGACCCTCGTGTGGAAGCTCACGGTGAGATCGTCGGTGCTCAAGATCTCGGCACCGACGCCCGAGGCGATCACTGGGAGTGCTGTGGTTTCTCCCGGCGCGCTCTGCTTGCGGCTTGCCGGGTTGAGGCGGCTCTTGGGATCGCCAATCACAGGCACCGCGTCGGTCAGGGCGCGCGTGTGGGGGTGTCGGGGGTTCGCCAGGATCTCGCGGGACGGTCCGGTCTCGACGATCTCGCCCTGGTACATGACCGCGATCTCGTCGCAGGTCCGCGCGAGCACGGAGAGGTCGTGGGTGATCATGAGCAGCGACAGGCCGCGTTCCTTGACGAGTTTTGTGAGCAGGTCGAGCACGCGCTCCTGCACGATGACGTCGAGTGCGGTGGTGGGCTCGTCGGCAATGATGATGTCGGGGTCGCACGCGAGCGCCATGGCGATCATCACGCGCTGCTTTTGCCCACCCGAGAGCTCATGGGGGTAGGCGTTGATGGTGTGGGGGAGCAGATCGACCTGCTCGAGCAACGCGAGGACCTGGGGCCGGTAGTCGTCCCGACCCGAGCGGCGGGCATTCGGGTCATGCAGCCGGATCGCCTCGGCGATCTGGCGCCCGACGCGCTGCACCGGGTTCAACGAGTGCATGGCCCCCTGGAAGATAATCGAGGCTTCGTTCCAGCGCACGGCCCGCACCTGGCCCCAGCTCAGCTCGTTCATGTCGTGATCGCCGACTCGGATG
This genomic stretch from Leucobacter sp. CX169 harbors:
- a CDS encoding LD-carboxypeptidase, coding for MTENARIAAALRPLQPGDRCALISPSGASEEEAIAKGEDLLRSWGLVPVRAPHVADRHARADYLAGADEDRAADLTWAWTDPEISGVFCVRGGYGAIRVLDHLDPEALAAATPKPLFGSSDITALHEYWQQHVGVPTWFTPMIATGDLLNSPENVDALRRAVLGDGPLEVASDPETATLVPGVAHGELTGGNVSLLAMSTGSHPGTRTRAEGRIVLLEEIHESAYRLDALMQILLRSGYFDGAAAVGLGTWVDCGPIEDIRALMEELLSPLGIPVVWGLRFGHGARVSSFPIGCGLTATLTADDQPRLVFDRVDARSA
- a CDS encoding serine hydrolase, which produces MNAPIAAFALLGADGVPLAGHEPGREFYAASTIKLAVAAALLLAVDAGALSLAQTVPSRSVFSSRIPGAPDFVFDWDEVDPGFPVPGTPVSLGWCLERMLIVSSNEATNLLVETLGLDAVRVACEQLGVPGARMTRLIGDYAAREAGYTHAASALDLARLMYAVTAGPCLSEASRAHLIGVLRAQRFPMIADALPAGSPWASKSGWVDAIRHDVAAIGTPGADDFRVLAICTEGFEAQGAQALIRAIAGALFPAR
- a CDS encoding serine hydrolase; this encodes MPDSDAAPHGLHALAAAREAPATLLAVERPGVGALLAARGDAGDGSAPDLDTSFRIASCTKSFTAARVLQLRDAGLLDLDDPIDRHLPVAPLLIGDGHPVITVRAAMSMSAGLPTDDAWADRQESMAPGLLDALGADGVRLVRTPGSGYEYANLGFAWLGRVCEHLDGRPFAEQVRDELVLPLGLGEVTFSEPRTGRVATGYARVGGEWSAQPVSGPGAFSAIGGIFASGAALLRWSRWLLEACGHAVGRDDRVLSAASRREMQRPQTLISSAGTGASAAYGFGLVIEADERLGTVVSHSGGYPGFSAHMRWHPVSGIAAVGFENARYSGVSMIVTQALAEAVGAAQTAAEPWPETQSAVRAVTALLASGGGDDWLRFLERECDPVVALDDSADDRRLRAAALVGDGARSAPPTFPTAASAEWQVEGAAGSARVVLELSPLEPPRIQRLEISAASVTP
- a CDS encoding M20/M25/M40 family metallo-hydrolase, giving the protein MNPSMTPAELCAHLITFDTSNFGDGDSRGETPLAEEIARILRAAGYAPQLYAPEPHRASVAVRVHGRDPALPALLVHGHLDVVPAEPAQWASPPFAGQIRDGYVYGRGASDMKGTVAMMIVTLLEWARDGIAPQRDILFLFIADEEDRGAWGSHWIVDAHPELFAGVTAAIGESGGNAMCLPSAAGPEVTVFPIAVAERGTLHMKLRAEGPAGHGSRPTPDSAVTKLLGAAHRINTHRWPLHLVEPVREYIAGTNAALGYVAELDTEAGVEAAIARMGAAGEVARVTIRCSATTTMLSAGYKVNVIPGVAEAEVDVRCLPGTFESTQATLAELIGPDVAWSFTDPSRPTQFSSASPWFAAMRDALLRYDPESAVVPFCMGGGTDAKAFATLGIECFGFTPQTADPEGRTSAGVHGIDERIPVASVNGGQLILSDFLLKV
- a CDS encoding serine hydrolase, which gives rise to MNQPDFGLGDAAGGVVSDYSDGVPMISYALVDADGAVLRAYDAERSYYSASTVKIGVLVAALREVQRGTWHLDDEWQVTHEFTSMAPGAGRYVMEVEETEPTLGSPGHTVTLARVLERMIVVSANCATNMCFEALGPDPIATAFAEAGVHHTAMQRPYSDEAGLRAGLTNRTTALDLARFMAALVRGELLDAERTAYAMQLLRERVDPVIGVSAAALAAANGWQLDTGGKGGSVEGIGHDLAFLNIDGRMLCLCICTRAYLGPQYQAAIQAITAALLSDPTLRVTPAQ
- a CDS encoding D-alanyl-D-alanine carboxypeptidase/D-alanyl-D-alanine-endopeptidase; amino-acid sequence: MNTPQLTQDALSALSAQAQDPRLGAGRIQVLDADSGRSLLERAAWRPGETASVMKTITCAAALSTLGPAHRIETRVLRGSRSGEIVLVGGGDVTLSRVPGDGATFYPAPARLDQLAARTLAALGGTPPSRIVLDDSLFAESEWREDQWLEEDRDPGGYIPRISALQTDGDRADPVADDSPRSTDPAGRAGAEFAALLGGDPEIVRGRAEAGAECLASVSSPPVEALVTETLRSSDNALAEALARLAALAAGEDASFAGLERALKAELARFGVPLDGVELLDGSGLSAGIRVPAATVADLLRRARLREGVLGMLDDRLTRSGPEGTLSKTRFTGDNAVVAGAVRGKTGYIESVHSLAGIVRTVGGTDLVFAVFAMGDDLPPDSEAKQAVDDFVTQLHLRGDALLELDAAIVLAD
- a CDS encoding ABC transporter ATP-binding protein, whose amino-acid sequence is MYALQFEDVSISYRTRDSDGAPLDYAAVKHVNLTLPRKGTLGIAGESGSGKSTLIMSALRLLPDSATVSGSIRVGDHDMNELSWGQVRAVRWNEASIIFQGAMHSLNPVQRVGRQIAEAIRLHDPNARRSGRDDYRPQVLALLEQVDLLPHTINAYPHELSGGQKQRVMIAMALACDPDIIIADEPTTALDVIVQERVLDLLTKLVKERGLSLLMITHDLSVLARTCDEIAVMYQGEIVETGPSREILANPRHPHTRALTDAVPVIGDPKSRLNPASRKQSAPGETTALPVIASGVGAEILSTDDLTVSFHTRVGNVTAVDGVDLSCREGEITVLVGQSGSGKTTLVRTVLGLQPPSSGEVRYRGQPLSRRARDLRDYRGSVQFVLQDPMSALNPKHTVYEIIAEGIRIQGFGGDERERVRQALLAAELYPPERFFTKLPKELSGGQRQRVVIAGALALEPDFLIADEPVASLDASVRGEILALLLRLKRDLGLGCFVITHDLGVAWNIADRVLVMHRGKIVEAGNAEDVLLSPQHDYTRQLLAAVPTMGAPEASERSGA